The Punica granatum isolate Tunisia-2019 chromosome 4, ASM765513v2, whole genome shotgun sequence genome has a window encoding:
- the LOC116203161 gene encoding UDP-glycosyltransferase 88B1-like, whose amino-acid sequence MAKKTIVLYPSPGKSHLMSIVELGKTLLGHHHPSPFSITVILSVPPDEAEFTAAYVSSVSITHPAISFQHLPVSFIPFDSSSPGNFIISTYEFTRGNNPFLHASLSSLSKSGGSTIKALVLDFFCTGACQVGASLNIPVYSFYSSGASGLAPFLYIPTMHKNIPHSFKDLDPEELIEIPGTPPIQARDIPMPIRDRSSKLYGYFLGAARDMALAAGIIINTFDSFEVSAIKALRDGLCVTDGPTPPMYCVGPLVATARNNNDEDRHDCLRWLDSQPSRSVLFLSFGSLGKFSTKQLKEIALGLQRSRIRFLWVVRAPPQTDEAWRAISEPNPHTGLFLPDGFVERTKERGFVVESWVPQVAVLNHSSVGGFVTHCGWNSILEAISAGVPMLAWPLYAEQKLNCNYLVKEVRVALPVKESEDSFVSADELEERVTELMSSEKGEAVRERVFAVKEEAAAALREGGSSHSALAELFQAIKQGPGAEPRLSDPVEPSGRFGSSNSVAIPRET is encoded by the coding sequence ATGGCCAAGAAGACCATAGTTCTTTACCCATCTCCGGGCAAAAGCCACCTCATGTCCATAGTGGAGCTGGGCAAAACTCTACTCGGCCACCACCACCCTTCGCCCTTCTCGATCACCGTCATCCTCTCCGTCCCACCCGATGAAGCCGAGTTTACCGCTGCCTACGTCTCCAGCGTCTCCATCACCCACCCGGCTATCTCCTTCCAACACCTTCCCGTGTCTTTCATCCCCTTCGACTCATCCTCCCCCGGCAACTTCATCATCTCCACCTACGAGTTTACCCGCGGCAACAACCCCTTTCTACATGCATCCCTCTCCTCCCTCTCCAAGTCCGGCGGTTCCACCATCAAGGCCCTCGTCCTCGACTTCTTCTGCACCGGCGCATGCCAAGTTGGGGCCAGCCTCAACATCCCGGTTTACTCCTTCTACAGTTCTGGCGCTAGCGGGCTAGCCCCGTTCCTCTACATACCCACCATGCACAAGAACATCCCTCACAGCTTTAAGGATCTCGATCCCGAAGAGCTCATCGAAATCCCAGGGACCCCACCGATCCAGGCCAGGGACATACCCATGCCGATAAGAGACCGGAGCTCCAAACTTTATGGTTACTTTCTCGGGGCCGCACGTGATATGGCTCTGGCAGCAGGAATTATCATCAACACGTTCGACTCGTTTGAGGTCAGCGCCATAAAAGCACTGAGGGACGGTCTTTGTGTGACCGACGGGCCCACGCCGCCTATGTACTGTGTCGGCCCACTCGTCGCAACAGCCAGGAACAATAATGACGAAGACAGGCATGACTGCTTGAGGTGGCTCGACTCGCAACCGAGCCGGAGCGTGTTGTTCCTGAGCTTTGGGAGCTTGGGGAAGTTCTCCACCAAGCAATTGAAGGAGATAGCGTTAGGTTTACAGAGGAGTCGGATCAGGTTCCTTTGGGTGGTGCGGGCACCGCCCCAGACAGACGAGGCATGGCGCGCAATATCGGAGCCCAACCCCCACACTGGGTTGTTTTTGCCGGACGGGTTTGTGGAGAGGACGAAGGAGAGGGGGTTCGTGGTAGAGTCATGGGTCCCGCAGGTGGCAGTGCTGAACCATAGCTCGGTGGGTGGGTTCGTGACTCACTGCGGGTGGAACTCGATCCTTGAGGCAATTTCCGCCGGAGTTCCCATGCTGGCATGGCCGCTCTACGCAGAGCAAAAGTTAAACTGCAACTATCTAGTGAAGGAGGTCCGGGTGGCGCTCCCGGTGAAAGAGTCCGAGGACAGTTTCGTCAGCGCAGACGAGTTGGAGGAGCGAGTGACCGAGCTAATGAGCTCGGAGAAAGGGGAAGCGGTACGAGAGCGAGTGTTTGCAGTGAAAGAGGAGGCTGCCGCGGCATTGCGTGAGGGTGGCTCATCCCATTCAGCCTTAGCTGAACTGTTCCAGGCCATCAAGCAAGGGCCCGGCGCTGAGCCGAGACTATCCGACCCAGTTGAACCAAGCGGTAGGTTTGGTAGTTCCAACTCGGTGGCCATCCCGCGTGAGACGTAG
- the LOC116206297 gene encoding ABC transporter G family member 8 — MIFSHSSLMEEEESPSRPKAPQSKNYKLTASSISYSKSSIALSSLFPLFRSCTNPSPTHILRDVSLTAFQGQILAIVGPSGAGKSTLLDILATRTSPTDGSLLLNSSPVKPSTFRKLSAYVPQHDACLPLLTVYETFSFAACLLIPETSRIAPTVDSLLTELGLLHVAHTRLGLGLSGGERRRVSIGLSLLHDPAVLLLDEPTSGLDSTSALNVVQILKTIAISRQSTVVLSIHQPSFKILSTIDRILLLSKGTVVHQGTVPQLQAFLLSNGFTVPPQLNPLEYAMEILDRIPEKNDDKSPSLASAAPSPGRSSISNSSDQQSNAKVSYRSSRFKEIITLYDRSWKIIYRTRQLLLTNTIEALLVGLVLGTIYINIGFDKEGIKKRSGLFAFTLTFLLSSTTETLPVFINERSILLQEASSGVYRLSSYLIANTLVFLPYLLAIAIMYSVSVYFLVGLCATWQAFAYFVLVIWVIVLMANSFVLFLSSIAPNYISGTSLLMVFLGAFFLFSGYFISKESIPKYWLFMYFFSMYKYALDALLINEYSCLLSRCLVWYDEKNKTCMVSGADVLRTRELRTSEKWTNLYVLVGFFVFYRLLWWLVLVRRISRLKK; from the coding sequence atgattttctctcattcctccctcatggaagaagaggAATCTCCTTCTCGACCAAAAGCTCCACAGTCCAAAAACTACAAGCTCACAGCCTCTTCCATCTCCTACTCCAAGTCCAGCATTGCCCTCTCCTCATTGTTTCCCTTGTTCAGGTCCTGCACGAATCCTTCCCCGACTCACATCCTCCGGGACGTCTCCCTTACAGCCTTCCAGGGCCAAATCCTTGCCATTGTGGGCCCGAGCGGAGCCGGCAAATCCACCCTTCTCGATATCCTAGCCACCCGAACCTCCCCCACTGATGGCTCCCTCCTCCTCAACTCCTCCCCCGTTAAGCCCTCCACGTTCCGGAAGCTCTCCGCCTACGTCCCTCAGCACGACGCCTGCCTCCCTCTCCTTACCGTGTATGAGACCTTTTCCTTTGCCGCTTGCCTACTCATCCCCGAGACCTCCCGGATCGCCCCAACCGTAGACTCCCTCCTCACCGAGCTAGGCCTGTTGCATGTGGCCCATACAAGGCTTGGGCTTGGCCTTTCTGGGGGAGAGCGGAGGCGGGTCTCAATCGGGCTCAGCCTGTTGCATGACCCTGCGGTGCTCCTCCTCGATGAGCCTACCTCAGGCCTCGACAGCACGTCGGCTTTAAACGTGGTGCAGATCTTGAAAACGATCGCGATCTCCCGCCAAAGCACCGTAGTCCTATCGATCCACCAACCGAGCTTCAAGATACTCTCTACGATCGATAGGATCCTGCTCCTCTCGAAAGGGACTGTCGTGCACCAGGGGACTGTTCCTCAGCTCCAGGCATTCCTACTCTCCAACGGCTTCACGGTCCCACCGCAGCTCAACCCCCTCGAGTATGCCATGGAGATACTGGACCGCATCCCCGAGAAGAACGATGACAAGTCCCCATCGCTCGCTTCAGCAGCACCATCTCCTGGCCGTTCCTCCATAAGCAATTCCTCAGATCAGCAGAGCAACGCGAAAGTCAGCTACAGGAGCTCAAGATTCAAGGAAATCATCACTCTCTACGACCGGTCATGGAAGATTATATACAGGACAAGGCAACTCCTCTTAACGAATACGATCGAAGCGCTACTCGTCGGGCTCGTGCTTGGAACAATCTACATTAACATAGGGTTCGACAAGGAAGGCATCAAGAAGCGGTCCGGTCTTTTCGCCTTCACCCTCACCTTCCTCCTCTCCTCCACCACCGAGACCCTCCCGGTCTTCATCAACGAGCGGTCGATCCTACTCCAGGAAGCCTCCAGCGGTGTCTACCGGCTCTCATCTTACCTGATCGCCAACACCCTCGTCTTCCTCCCTTACCTTCTCGCTATAGCAATCATGTACTCCGTCTCGGTCTACTTCCTCGTGGGCCTCTGTGCGACTTGGCAGGCGTTCGCGTACTTCGTGCTAGTCATCTGGGTCATAGTCCTGATGGCAAATTCCTTCGTCCTGTTCCTGAGCTCGATTGCACCCAACTACATATCGGGGACGTCCCTCTTGATGGTCTTTCTGGGCGCGTTCTTTCTCTTCTCGGGGTACTTCATCTCAAAAGAGAGCATCCCGAAGTACTGGCTCTTCATGTACTTCTTCTCAATGTACAAGTATGCGCTCGACGCCCTCCTGATCAACGAGTACTCTTGCCTGCTCTCGAGGTGTCTGGTATGGTATGACGAGAAGAACAAGACCTGCATGGTGAGTGGGGCTGACGTGCTTCGCACGAGAGAGCTCCGGACGAGCGAGAAGTGGACCAACTTGTACGTCTTGGTCGGGTTCTTCGTGTTTTATCGTCTTCTGTGGTGGTTGGTCCTGGTCAGAAGGATCTCCAGGTTAAAGAAGTGA
- the LOC116203160 gene encoding UDP-glycosyltransferase 88B1-like encodes MVKEIIVLYPSPGKGHLVSTVELGKTLLGHHHPPPFSVTVILSVPPDEAEFTAAYVSSVSVTHPAISFHHLPVPFVPFDSSSPNKFMSSTFELACRNNPALHALLSSISKSGGSNIRALVLDFFCTAALRVGANLNIPVYYFFTSGASGLAEFLYIPSMHRNIPHSFKDLDPDTLIEIPGTPPVRPMDMPMPIADRSSKVYGYFLEAACDMARAAGLIMNTFDSFEVSALKALRDGLCVTDGPTPPTYCVGPLIVTTGNNNGADDRHECLRWLDSKPSRSVVVLSFGSMGKFSARQLKETALGLERSGVNFLWVVRAPPRNDEAWRAISEPYPSIEVFLPDGFLERTKERGLVVNSWAPQVAVLNHSSVGGFVTHCGWNSVLEAVYAGVPMLAWPLYAEQKLNRNYLVEEVRVALPVKESEDGLVSAGELEERVTALMSSEKGEAMRERVHKMKETAAAALREGGSSHLALAELIQAIKQGPSTEPRRWNPVEPSSRIGSPNPVAISTET; translated from the coding sequence ATGGTTAAGGAGATCATAGTTCTTTACCCGTCTCCGGGCAAAGGCCACCTCGTGTCCACGGTGGAGCTGGGCAAGACCCTACTGGGCCACCACCACCCTCCGCCCTTCTCTGTCACCGTCATCCTCTCAGTCCCGCCCGATGAAGCCGAGTTCACTGCTGCCTACGTCTCCAGCGTCTCCGTCACCCACCCGGCTATCTCTTTCCATCACCTTCCCGTGCCCTTCGTCCCCTTCGACTCCTCCTCTCCCAATAAGTTCATGTCCTCCACCTTCGAGTTGGCCTGCCGCAACAACCCCGCCCTGCACGCCTTGCTCTCCTCCATCTCCAAGTCCGGCGGGTCCAACATCAGGGCCCTCGTCCTCGACTTCTTCTGCACCGCTGCGCTCCGAGTCGGGGCCAACCTCAACATCCCAGTCTACTACTTCTTCACCTCCGGAGCGAGCGGGCTCGCCGAGTTCCTCTACATTCCCTCTATGCACAGGAACATCCCGCATAGCTTTAAGGATCTCGATCCCGACACACTTATTGAAATCCCAGGGACTCCGCCAGTCCGGCCCATGGACATGCCCATGCCGATAGCCGACCGCAGCTCCAAAGTTTATGGTTATTTTCTCGAGGCCGCTTGTGATATGGCTCGGGCAGCGGGACTTATCATGAACACGTTCGACTCGTTTGAGGTCAGTGCCCTAAAGGCATTGAGGGACGGTCTTTGTGTGACGGACGGACCGACGCCACCAACGTATTGTGTAGGACCTCTTATCGTGACGACCGGCAACAACAATGGAGCTGATGACAGGCATGAGTGCTTGAGGTGGCTCGATTCGAAACCAAGCCGGAGCGTAGTGGTCCTGAGCTTCGGGAGCATGGGGAAGTTCTCCGCCAGGCAGTTGAAGGAAACGGCCTTAGGGTTAGAGAGGAGCGGGGTCAATTTCCTTTGGGTGGTGCGGGCACCGCCCCGGAACGACGAGGCATGGAGAGCGATATCAGAGCCTTATCCGAGCATTGAGGTGTTTCTGCCCGACGGTTTTCTGGAGAGGACAAAGGAGAGGGGGCTCGTGGTCAATTCATGGGCCCCGCAGGTGGCAGTGCTGAACCACAGTTCGGTTGGTGGGTTCGTGACTCATTGCGGGTGGAACTCGGTCCTTGAGGCGGTCTATGCTGGGGTCCCCATGCTGGCGTGGCCACTCTACGCGGAGCAGAAGTTGAACCGCAACTACCTTGTGGAGGAGGTGCGGGTGGCGCTCCCGGTGAAAGAGTCCGAGGATGGGCTCGTTAGTGCAGGTGAACTGGAGGAGCGGGTCACTGCATTAATGAGCTCGGAGAAAGGGGAAGCAATGCGAGAGCGAGTGCACAAGATGAAGGAAACGGCCGCCGCGGCATTGCGTGAGGGCGGCTCGTCCCATTTAGCACTAGCCGAATTGATCCAGGCCATCAAGCAAGGGCCGAGCACCGAGCCAAGAAGATGGAACCCGGTTGAACCAAGCAGTAGGATTGGCAGTCCCAACCCGGTGGCGATCTCTACTGAGACGTAG
- the LOC116203162 gene encoding UDP-glycosyltransferase 88B1-like, whose amino-acid sequence MAKETVVLYPSPGKGHLVSMVELGKTLLDHHHPPPFSVTVILSVPPEEAEFTAAYVSSVSISHPAVSFQHLPVSFIPFDSSSPSNFIISTYEFTRGNSLALHASLSKSGDSTIRALVLDFFCTAACQVGASLNIPVYYYYTSGASGLAPFLYIPTMHKNIPGSFKDLDPEELIEIPGTPPIQARDMPMPIRDRSSKLYGYFLGAARDMALAAGIIINTFDSFEVSAIKALRDGLCVTDGHTPPLYCVGPLVATARNNNDEDRHDCLRWLDSQPSRSVLFLSFGSLGKFSTKQLKEIALGLQRSRIRFLWVVRVPPQNDEAWRAISEPNPGIGLFLPDGFVERTKERGFVVESWVPQVAVLNHSSVGGFVTHCGWNSVLEAVCAGVPMLAWPLYAEQKLNCNYLVEEVRVALPVKECEDSFVSADELEERVTELMSSEKGEAVRERVFAMKEEAAEALREGGSSHSALAELFLAIKQGPGVEPRPSDPVEPSGRFGSSNSVAIPSET is encoded by the coding sequence ATGGCGAAGGAGACCGTAGTTCTTTACCCATCTCCGGGCAAAGGCCACCTCGTGTCCATGGTGGAGCTGGGCAAAACCCTACTCGACCACCACCACCCTCCGCCCTTCTCGGTCACCGTCATCCTCTCCGTCCCACCCGAAGAAGCCGAGTTTACCGCTGCCTACGTCTCCAGCGTCTCCATCTCCCACCCGGCTGTCTCCTTCCAACACCTTCCCGTGTCTTTCATCCCCTTCGACTCGTCCTCGCCCAGCAACTTCATCATCTCCACCTACGAGTTTACCCGCGGTAACAGCCTCGCCCTACACGCGTCCCTCTCCAAGTCCGGCGATTCCACCATCAGGGCCCTCGTCCTCGACTTCTTCTGCACTGCCGCGTGCCAAGTTGGGGCCAGCCTCAACATCCCGGTTTACTACTACTACACTTCTGGCGCTAGCGGGCTCGCCCCGTTCCTCTACATACCCACAATGCACAAGAACATCCCTGGCAGCTTTAAGGATCTCGATCCCGAAGAGCTCATCGAAATCCCAGGGACCCCACCGATCCAGGCCAGGGACATGCCCATGCCGATAAGAGACCGGAGCTCCAAACTTTATGGTTACTTTCTCGGGGCCGCACGTGATATGGCTCTGGCAGCAGGAATTATCATCAACACGTTCGACTCGTTCGAGGTCAGCGCTATAAAAGCACTGAGGGACGGCCTTTGTGTGACCGACGGGCACACGCCGCCTCTGTACTGTGTCGGCCCGCTCGTCGCAACAGCCAGGAACAATAATGACGAAGACAGGCATGACTGCTTGAGGTGGCTCGATTCGCAACCGAGCCGGAGCGTGTTGTTCCTGAGCTTTGGGAGCTTGGGGAAGTTCTCCACCAAGCAATTGAAGGAGATAGCGTTAGGTTTACAAAGGAGTCGGATCAGGTTCCTTTGGGTGGTGCGGGTACCGCCCCAGAACGATGAGGCATGGCGCGCAATATCGGAGCCCAACCCCGGCATTGGTTTGTTTTTGCCGGACGGGTTTGTGGAGAGGACGAAGGAGAGGGGGTTTGTGGTAGAGTCATGGGTTCCGCAGGTTGCAGTGCTGAACCATAGCTCGGTGGGTGGGTTCGTGACTCACTGCGGGTGGAACTCGGTCCTTGAGGCGGTTTGCGCCGGAGTTCCCATGCTGGCATGGCCACTCTACGCAGAGCAGAAGTTAAACTGCAACTATCTAGTGGAGGAGGTCCGGGTGGCGCTCCCGGTGAAAGAGTGCGAGGACAGTTTCGTCAGCGCAGACGAGTTGGAGGAGCGAGTGACCGAGCTAATGAGCTCGGAGAAAGGGGAAGCGGTACGAGAGCGAGTGTTTGCAATGAAAGAGGAGGCTGCTGAGGCATTGCGTGAGGGCGGCTCATCGCATTCAGCCTTAGCTGAACTGTTCCTGGCCATCAAGCAAGGGCCCGGCGTTGAGCCGAGACCATCCGACCCAGTTGAACCAAGCGGTAGGTTTGGAAGTTCCAACTCTGTGGCCATCCCCAGTGAAACGTAG
- the LOC116202765 gene encoding late embryogenesis abundant protein At1g64065-like produces MTKQASSLNSAAMTREARRQRAVKCAAIVVAGVIIQTAIILLFVFLVLRVRHIRVRVASSPAVEGLALNYSSANPSFSMAVKMQVNIRNPNFGHYKFGKSNLMVSYRGIPVGQAMIEKAKAGAFSTKKVKLTVAVNSTGVVSRNAKMKMRKDLYAGKVTLRSQAELTGKVHVFEIFRRKKSAGMNCTMDVNIKSKAIQNLTCH; encoded by the coding sequence ATGACCAAACAAGCTTCTTCCCTCAACTCTGCAGCCATGACTCGAGAAGCCCGACGGCAGAGGGCCGTCAAATGCGCGGCTATTGTTGTGGCTGGCGTGATAATCCAAACCGCCATAATCCTGCTCTTCGTCTTCTTGGTGCTCCGGGTCCGGCATATTCGAGTTCGGGTTGCATCCTCCCCTGCTGTGGAAGGTCTTGCATTAAACTACTCCTCTGCGAACCCTTCCTTCAGCATGGCGGTGAAAATGCAGGTGAACATCCGGAACCCCAACTTTGGGCACTACAAGTTCGGGAAGAGTAACCTCATGGTGTCGTACCGTGGCATCCCTGTGGGCCAGGCCATGATTGAGAAGGCCAAGGCTGGGGCGTTCTCGACCAAGAAGGTGAAGCTCACGGTGGCGGTGAACTCAACTGGGGTGGTGTCCCGGAACGCgaagatgaagatgaggaAGGATCTCTATGCTGGAAAGGTGACGTTGAGAAGCCAAGCCGAGCTGACCGGAAAGGTGCACGTGTTCGAAATTTTCAGGAGGAAGAAGTCTGCAGGGATGAACTGTACCATGGATGTCAATATCAAGTCCAAGGCAATTCAGA